One genomic segment of Centroberyx gerrardi isolate f3 chromosome 4, fCenGer3.hap1.cur.20231027, whole genome shotgun sequence includes these proteins:
- the LOC139910227 gene encoding troponin I, slow skeletal muscle-like — translation MTMLENDKEEKKAERERTLSERVPPLQLSGLSVQDLQNLCKELHQKIDVVDEVRYDIASKVSKCDREIQDLSQKIFELKGKMKRPNLRRVRVSADAMLGALLGCKVKESVDFKANLKTVKKEEEKKEEVTDWRKNVDAMSGMEGRKKLFDAGQ, via the exons ATGACTATGCTGGAGAACgacaaggaggagaaaaaagcagAACGAGAGAGAACCCTTTCTGAGAGAGTCCCGCCACTCCAGCTGTCCGGCCTGTCTGTGCAGGATCTACAG AATCTTTGCAAAGAGCTACACCAGAAAATTGATGTCGTTGATGAAGTGCGGTATGATATTGCTTCAAAAGTATCCAAATGCGACAGGGAG ATTCAGGACCTGTCCCAGAAGATCTTTGAGCTGAAGGGCAAGATGAAGCGGCCAAACCTGAGGAGGGTGAGGGTGTCTGCTGACGCCATGCTGGGTGCTCTGCTGGGATGCAAGGTCAAAGAGTCTGTGGACTTCAAGGCAAACCTCAAGACtgtgaagaaagaggaggagaag aaagaggaagtgaCTGACTGGCGTAAGAACGTGGACGCCATGTCCGGTATGGAGGGCAGGAAGAAGCTGTTTGATGCCGGACAGTAG
- the LOC139910267 gene encoding troponin I, slow skeletal muscle-like has translation MLLVEKEEKEKEREATLAERVPPLSLSGLSVQELQDLCKDLHHKIDVVDEERYDIGLKVSKNEKEINDMMLKITELQSKFKKPTLKRVKISAEAMLSVLLGSRHKESIDFKANLKTVKKEEEKKEEVTDWRKNVEAMSGMEGRKKLFDA, from the exons ATGCTGctggtggagaaggaggagaaggagaaggagagagaagccacTCTGGCCGAGAGAGttcctcctctcagtctgtctggtctgtctgtgcaggagctgcag GATCTGTGCAAAGACTTGCACCACAAGATTGATGTTGTAGATGAGGAGCGGTATGATATCGGCCTCAAGGTGTCCAAAAATGAAAAGGAG ATTAACGACATGATGCTGAAGATCACGGAGCTGCAGAGTAAGTTCAAGAAGCCGACCCTGAAGAGAGTGAAGATCTCTGCCGAAGCGATGCTGAGCGTGCTGCTGGGCTCCAGGCACAAGGAGTCCATTGACTTCAAGGCCAACCTGAAGACggtgaagaaggaggaggagaag AAAGAGGAGGTGACCGACTGGCGAAAGAATGTCGAGGCCATGTCTGGTATGGAGGGCAGGAAGAAGCTGTTTGACGCCTGA
- the LOC139910265 gene encoding troponin I, fast skeletal muscle-like, giving the protein MQDLQALCRDLHHKIDVVDEERYDIEVKVVKNDKEIENLSQKIFELKGKMKRPALKRVKISADAMLGALLGARVKESVDFKANLKTVKKEEEKKEEVTDWRKNVEAMSGMEGRKKLFDAGQ; this is encoded by the exons ATGCAGGACCTCCAG GCTCTGTGCAGAGATCTACACCATAAAATCGATGTGGTGGATGAGGAGCGCTACGACATCGAGGTCAAGGTGGTCAAGAACGACAAGGAG ATTGAGAATCTGTCTCAGAAGATCTTTGAGCTGAAGGGCAAGATGAAGCGACCCGCTCTCAAGAGGGTGAAGATCTCAGCTGACGCCATGCTGGGCGCTCTGCTGGGAGCCAGGGTCAAGGAGTCTGTGGACTTCAAGGCAAACCTGAAGACtgtgaagaaggaggaggagaag aaagaggaggtgaCCGACTGGCGTAAGAACGTGGAGGCCATGTCTGGTATGGAGGGCAGGAAGAAGCTGTTTGATGCCGGACAGTAG
- the LOC139910266 gene encoding troponin I, fast skeletal muscle-like — protein sequence MLVAENEQKKHEKENALSESFPPLKLSGLSVQELQELCKDLHRKIDVVDEARYDLEVKIDKNDKEIQSLTQKINDMKGAKRPNLKRVKKSADSVIGAFTDNTKLMKSDFKANLKTVKKEEEKKEEVTDWRKNVEAMSGMEGRKKLFNAGQ from the exons ATGCTGGTGGCTGAAAATGAGCAGAAGAAACACGAGAAAGAAAACGCTCTGTCTGAGAGTTTCCCTCCGCTCAAGCTTTCCGGTCTGTCTGTCCAGGAGCTGCAG GAACTTTGCAAAGACCTACATCGGAAGATTGATGTTGTAGATGAAGCACGTTATGATCTGGAAGTTAAGAtagacaaaaatgacaaagag ATCCAGTCGCTGACTCAGAAGATCAATGATATGAAGGGTGCAAAGAGGCCCAACTTGAAGCGGGTGAAGAAGTCTGCAGACTCCGTGATCGGCGCGTTCACCGACAACACCAAACTCATGAAGTCCGACTTCAAGGCTAACCTGAAGACagtgaagaaggaggaggagaag aaggaggaggtgaCTGACTGGCGTAAGAACGTGGAGGCCATGTCTGGTATGGAGGGCAGGAAGAAGCTGTTCAATGCTGGTCAATAG